In Lycium ferocissimum isolate CSIRO_LF1 chromosome 11, AGI_CSIRO_Lferr_CH_V1, whole genome shotgun sequence, a single genomic region encodes these proteins:
- the LOC132036724 gene encoding two pore calcium channel protein 1A-like, producing MEECLLTGESSNRRRLRRFSFDRRDAIAYGSAYQKAAALVDLAEDGVGLPEEILEGSSFEKAAALYFVFIIRFDFLWSLNYLALVVLNFLEKPLWCSKHLAESCNNRDYYYLGELPYLTGAESLIY from the exons ATGGAAGAATGTCTGCTTACAGGAGAGAGTAGTAATAGGAGGAGGTTGAGGCGTTTCAGCTTTGATAGGCGAGATGCTATTGCTTATGGATCTGCTTATCAAAAAGCTGCTGCTTTGGTTGATCTT GCTGAAGACGGCGTTGGTTTACCTGAGGAAATTCTTGAGGGATCGAGCTTTGAGAAGGCAGCAGCTTTGTACTTCGTGTTTATTATTCGTTTTGACTTCCTCTGGTCACTTAATTATCTCGCACTAGTAGTTCTAAATTTCCTTGAG AAACCTTTGTGGTGTTCCAAGCATTTGGCTGAGTCTTGCAATAACCGAGACTACTACTATCTGGGAGAGCTGCCATATTTGACTGGTGCTGAGTCCCTTATATATTAG
- the LOC132038364 gene encoding disease resistance RPP13-like protein 4: MAIECLSELISRCLVEAVRKRNYDRRVYSCKMHDMIREMIIRIAKEESFCSLDEKNANIATIHSCRLGVTNETLLLHMDGNSKLRALLLTKANCIGFTRYVALAQVKSLRVLDLAHVKLEESDQFCEEDMWHWITSFKRLAYLSFQDVANLTKLPRSIKKLWALQILVLGEYKNLKQLPRSITALPKLTVLDVGNCTSLSYLPRGLSKLSHLQELYGFKIPDTTIPKACHLRDLKDLRELRVLQLDVGWKYDRGGRTNEKLEKFSPPKSLEELYLRHFCGNTTPAWIAPKLLDRLQYLCIKIPACYNI; this comes from the exons ATGGCTATTGAATGTTTATCAGAATTGATAAGTCGATGCCTGGTTGAAGCGGTGAGGAAAAGAAACTATGACAGGAGAGTTTACAGTTGCAAGATGCATGACATGATTCGAGAAATGATAATCAGAATTGCAAAAGAAGAGAGCTTTTGCAGTTTAGATGAGAAGAATGCAAACATAGCCACAATCCACTCTTGCCGTTTGGGTGTGACAAATGAAACATTGTTGCTGCACATGGATGGAAACTCAAAGTTAAGGGCACTTCTTCTCACCAAAGCCAATTGCATTGGCTTCACTAGGTATGTTGCATTGGCTCAAGTCAAGTCTCTCCGTGTTTTAGACCTCGCACACGTCAAGCTTGAGGAGAGTGACCAATTTTGTGAAGAGGATATGTGGCATTGGATCACATCCTTCAAACGCCTAGCTTATTTGAGTTTTCAAGATGTGGCAAACTTGACTAAATTGCCACGATCCATCAAAAAGTTATGGGCCCTCCAAATTTTGGTACTTGGTGAATACAAGAACCTAAAACAGCTCCCAAGATCAATAACTGCTCTTCCAAAGTTGACCGTCTTGGATGTGGGGAATTGTACCTCTCTTTCTTATCTACCACGAGGTCTCTCCAAACTCTCCCATCTTCAAGAGTTGTATGGCTTCAAGATACCTgatacaacaataccaaaagCTTGTCACTTGCGTGATCTTAAGGATCTGAGAGAACTTCGAGTACTACAATTGGATGTCGGATGGAAGTATGATAGAGGAGGAAGAACTAACG AGAAGCTGGAGAAGTTTTCACCACCTAAATCTCTCGAAGAATTGTACCTAAGGCACTTCTGTGGAAACACTACTCCAGCATGGATAGCCCCCAAATTGCTAGATCGATTGCAATATCTTTGTATCAAGATTCCAGCGTGCTACAACATATGA
- the LOC132037612 gene encoding disease resistance RPP13-like protein 4, with product MDDVWSTDDGWWKRISEGLPKSEKQSSCVIITSRNEDVKRMGVEEEHIHRPKLLSEEEGWLLFCKVAFVSSKGKCKDTELERVGKDILKKCGGLPLAIKTIGGLLSSKSQLLSVWQPISEYLPQILANESKSHDSLLATLQLSYDELPLNLKQFILCFDYEIEVDQLAN from the coding sequence ATGGATGATGTGTGGAGCACTGATGACGGCTGGTGGAAACGGATCTCAGAAGGACTGCCCAAATCAGAGAAGCAGAGCAGCTGCGTCATTATCACATCTAGAAACGAAGATGTTAAGAGAATGGGGGTCGAGGAAGAACATATTCACCGACCCAAGCTGCTTTCCGAGGAAGAGGGCTGGTTGTTATTTTGCAAGGTTGCATTCGTGTCATCCAAGGGAAAATGCAAGGATACTGAATTAGAACGTGTGGGAAAAGACATACTGAAAAAATGTGGTGGTCTTCCCCTAGCAATCAAGACAATTGGAGGTCTGTTGTCATCGAAATCTCAGTTGCTTTCGGTGTGGCAGCCGATAAGTGAATATTTGCCTCAGATATTGGCAAATGAAAGCAAGAGCCATGATTCTTTACTTGCTACCCTGCAGCTAAGTTATGATGAGCTTCCTCTCAACCTAAAGCAGTTTATTCTATGTTTTGATTACGAGATAGAGGTTGATCAGCTGGCAAATTGA